From a single Solanum dulcamara chromosome 4, daSolDulc1.2, whole genome shotgun sequence genomic region:
- the LOC129885460 gene encoding BURP domain protein USPL1-like, producing the protein MDLKLGFCILSLILLVAYGTEARKMVEGNLQDKRLNFPIPDEDVQKTSVYFWIYDKQGENGYHKTASENVQVHPSSNNKNLENKDDTYLWIYNNQGEDFQQGNHKIKKENARVHLSSHNINHENKVDNYNWIYNNQGENAQQTRQDESDKQGENKHQQPKKENSHLWIHEKQGENKHQQAKTEKAHIHSSSHMDHIDPSLRVFFLIDDLKLGKTITVSFPRRDLSSSPSFLPREEAESIPFSQKELPNLLQHFSFSRNSPQGKAMEDTLRECEAPPIKGETKYCATSAEAMLDFVQGIMGEKNQFKALSTTHFSNSTPPLQKYTILDAPQEVETPKMVACHTMPYAYAIFYCHYTISKSKVFKVSLGGENGDRVEAIAVCHLDTSEWSPSHASFQLLGILPGTSPICHFFPSDNLVWVPKIATAQVI; encoded by the exons ATGGATCTTAAGCTTGGTTTTTGTATTCTCTCCCTAATTCTGCTG GTTGCTTATGGAACAGAAGCTAGGAAAATGGTTGAAGGGAACCTGCAGGACAAAAGATTGAACTTCCCAATTCCAGATGAAGATGTCCAAAAGACTAGTGTCTATTTCTGGATTTATGATAAACAAGGAGAAAATGGTTATCACAAAACAGCAAGTGAGAATGTACAAGTTCATCCATCATCAAATAACAAGAATCTTGAAAATAAGGATGACACTTATTTATGGATATACAATAACCAAGGTGAAGATTTTCAGCAGGGCAATCACAAAATCAAGAAAGAGAATGCCCGAGTTCATTTATCATCACATAACATTAATCATGAAAACAAGGTTGATAATTACAATTGGATATACAATAACCAAGGAGAAAATGCTCAACAAACTCGACAAGACGAGAGTGACaaacaaggagaaaacaagCATCAACAACCAAAAAAAGAGAATTCACATCTTTGGATTCACGAGAAACAAGGAGAAAATAAGCATCAACAAGCAAAAACAGAGAAGGCTCATATCCATTCATCATCCCATATGGATCATATAGATCCTTCTCTAAGAGTTTTCTTCCTTATAGATGATCTAAAGTTAGGGAAAACAATAACTGTCTCCTTCCCAAGAAGGGATCTTTCTTCTTCTCCGAGTTTCTTACCTAGAGAAGAAGCTGAATCCATTCCATTTTCACAAAAGGAACTCCCAAACCTCCTCCAACATTTCTCATTCTCTCGAAACTCTCCACAGGGAAAGGCTATGGAAGACACATTGAGAGAATGTGAGGCTCCACCTATAAAGGGAGAGACAAAGTACTGTGCCACATCCGCGGAGGCAATGCTTGATTTTGTTCAAGGAATCATGGGAGAAAAAAACCAATTCAAAGCTCTGTCCACAACTCATTTCTCAAACTCTACCCCGCCACTGCAAAAGTATACTATTTTAGATGCTCCACAAGAAGTAGAAACTCCTAAGATGGTGGCATGTCATACCATGCCTTACGCTTACGCGATTTTCTACTGTCATTACACAATTAGCAAGAGCAAAGTGTTCAAGGTTTCATTAGGGGGTGAAAATGGTGATAGAGTGGAAGCAATTGCTGTTTGTCATTTGGATACCTCTGAGTGGAGTCCATCTCATGCATCTTTCCAATTGCTCGGTATATTACCAGGAACATCCCCTATCTGTCACTTTTTTCCATCAGATAATCTAGTCTGGGTTCCAAAAATCGCCACTGCACAAGTGATTTGA
- the LOC129884490 gene encoding uncharacterized protein LOC129884490 produces MRSLSIFFFLLLSLTLLGYVISDGPEEYWKSKMNGDPMPKALKDLLNDQYQDFPVERNKYLRDFDLKANIIIYHNDVDIYPKRSRPTPKDDHFSETKEEEEDQRRKTVDP; encoded by the exons ATGAGATCTCTctctattttcttcttcctcctcctatCTCTTACTTTG ttGGGGTATGTAATTAGTGATGGTCCAGAAGAATATTGGAAGAGCAAAATGAATGGAGATCCTATGCCTAAAGCACTCAAGGACCTTCTTAATGATCAATATCAAGATTttccagtagaaaggaacaAATATCTTAGAGATTTTGATTTGAAggctaatattattatttatcataatgATGTTGATATATATCCAAAAAGATCCAGGCCTACTCCTAAGGATGATCATTTTTCagaaacaaaagaagaagaagaagatcaaaGGAGAAAAACTGTAGATCCATGA
- the LOC129884491 gene encoding BURP domain protein USPL1-like, with translation MEFRPTLSIFLHALLLCQFLSESRARDIAKTSPRETLNPQLNIFFTPKDLKVGKIMPLFFALKDPSTSPHLLPREEANLIPFSSSNLPFLLKFFSFSKDSNQAKAMEDTFFHCEISAMNGESKFCATSLESMLDWVREILGFNSKLDIYTTEFLKKSPVSLQNYTILQKPKEILVPKLVACHTLPYPYAVFYCHMQKGENKLFKISLLGENGDRIEAAAICHMDTKEWNHDHVAFKVLKVLPGSSPVCHFFPVDNLVWVPSLSM, from the exons ATGGAGTTTAGACCAACTCTTTCCATCTTTCTTCATGCCCTTCTTTTGTGTCAG TTTCTGAGTGAAAGCAGAGCCAGAGACATTGCAAAAACTTCTCCAAGAGAAACTCTAAATCCACAACTCAATATTTTCTTTACTCCAAAAGATTTAAAAGTTGGAAAAATTATGCCTCTTTTTTTTGCCCTAAAAGACCCTTCAACTTCTCCTCATTTACTTCCTAGAGAAGAAGCAAATTTAATCCCATTTTCTTCATCAaatcttccttttcttcttaaatttttctcattttctaaaGATTCAAATCAAGCAAAAGCTATGGAAGACACATTTTTCCACTGTGAAATCTCAGCAATGAATGGAGAATCCAAATTCTGTGCTACTTCTTTAGAATCTATGCTTGATTGGGTTCGAGAAATTTTAGGATTTAATAGCAAACTCGATATTTACACAACAGAATTCTTGAAAAAATCCCCTGTTTCCTTACAAAATTACACAATTTTGCAAAAACCAAAGGAGATTTTAGTGCCTAAATTAGTTGCTTGTCATACTTTGCCTTACCCTTATGCTGTTTTCTATTGCCATATGCAAAAAGgggaaaataaattattcaagaTTTCACTTTTGGGTGAAAATGGAGATAGAATTGAAGCTGCTGCAATTTGTCATATGGATACAAAAGAATGGAATCATGATCATGTTGCTTTTAAAGTGTTGAAAGTTCTTCCTGGAAGTTCCCCTGTTTGTCATTTTTTTCCAGTAGATAATCTTGTTTGGGTTCCATCATTATCTATGTAA
- the LOC129885462 gene encoding polyol transporter 5-like: MADDKQNQVARIQDFDPPKKPKTNKYAIACTFLASLASILLGYDIGVMSGAIIYIKKDLNISDFKVEILVGILNVYSLLGSAAAGRTSDWIGRRYTMVVAAAIFFAGALLMGFAANYALLMFGRFVAGIGVGYALMVAPVYTAELSPASSRGFLTSFPEVFINFGILLGYVSNVAFSKLPPHLSWRFMLGIGAVPSVFLAVSVLAMPESPRWLVMQGRLGDARRVLNKTSDSLQEAQLRLADIKEAAGIPENCNDDIVQVPKRPKGDNVWKELIFSPTPAVRHILITGVGIHFFQQASGIDAVVLYSPRIFEKAGIKSDHDKLLCTVAVGVVKTLFILVATFMLDRVGRRPLLLTSVGGMVGSLVLLATGLTIIEHSEHKLVWAIALCITMVLAYVALFSIGMGPITWVYSSEIFPLRLRATGCSIGVAVNRVTSGAVSMTFLSLEKAITIGAAFFLYAAFAAVAWVFFFTLMPETQGKTLEEMEVLFGTFWNWRKTARELKEMKKTEKNSNDNGQIQMGTTNPAISN; encoded by the exons ATGGCGGACGATAAACAAAACCAGGTagctagaattcaagattttgatCCTCCAAagaaaccaaaaacaaacaaatatgCAATTGCTTGTACTTTTCTAGCTTCATTGGCATCCATCTTGCTTGGTTATG ATATTGGGGTAATGAGTGGAGCAATCATCTATATTAAGAAAGACCTCAATATCAGCGATTTCAAAGTGGAGATTCTAGTGGGAATCCTCAATGTCTACTCTCTCTTGGGTTCCGCCGCAGCCGGCCGGACCTCCGACTGGATTGGCCGCCGGTACACTATGGTAGTGGCTGCCGCGATCTTCTTCGCCGGAGCTCTTCTAATGGGTTTTGCTGCCAATTATGCCTTGCTCATGTTTGGTCGATTCGTCGCCGGAATTGGTGTCGGGTACGCTCTCATGGTTGCTCCGGTTTACACAGCAGAACTCTCGCCGGCGTCATCTCGCGgttttcttacttccttccCGGAAGTTTTCATCAATTTTG GTATATTGCTGGGATATGTATCTAACGTGGCGTTCTCAAAACTTCCACCTCACCTGAGTTGGCGATTCATGCTCGGAATTGGAGCAGTCCCATCAGTATTCTTGGCAGTAAGTGTTCTCGCCATGCCGGAGTCACCGCGTTGGCTTGTTATGCAGGGTCGACTCGGCGATGCAAGGCGAGTTCTCAACAAAACATCTGATTCCTTGCAAGAAGCGCAGTTGAGACTCGCCGATATCAAAGAAGCTGCCGGCATACCGGAAAACTGCAACGACGACATCGTCCAGGTACCAAAACGCCCCAAAGGAGACAACGTATGGAAGGAATTGATCTTCTCTCCGACGCCGGCCGTCCGACACATTTTAATCACCGGCGTCGGAATCCATTTTTTCCAGCAAGCAAGTGGAATTGACGCCGTCGTTTTGTACAGCCCGAGGATTTTTGAAAAAGCCGGGATCAAGTCCGATCACGACAAGTTGCTCTGCACCGTCGCCGTCGGAGTCGTCAAAACATTGTTCATTCTAGTAGCCACATTTATGCTCGACAGAGTCGGTCGCCGGCCGTTGCTATTGACCAGTGTCGGCGGAATGGTGGGGTCGTTGGTGCTTCTCGCCACCGGCCTGACAATAATCGAGCACTCAGAACACAAATTAGTTTGGGCAATAGCACTTTGCATAACAATGGTGTTAGCTTACGTGGCGCTCTTCTCAATCGGTATGGGTCCGATAACGTGGGTTTACAGCTCGGAGATTTTTCCGTTGAGGCTCCGGGCAACTGGATGCAGTATAGGGGTAGCAGTGAACAGAGTAACAAGTGGAGCAGTGTCAATGACATTTTTGTCCCTCGAAAAGGCGATAACTATCGGAGCGGCATTTTTTTTGTACGCTGCCTTTGCGGCGGTGGCGTGGGTGTTTTTCTTCACATTGATGCCGGAAACTCAAGGGAAGACTCTAGAAGAAATGGAAGTATTGTTTGGAACTTTCTGGAACTGGAGAAAGACGGCCAGAGAACtgaaagaaatgaagaagaCGGAGAAAAACAGTAACGATAACGGCCAGATTCAGATGGGTACTACTAATCCAGCTATTAGCAATTAA